The Xanthomonas sp. DAR 80977 nucleotide sequence ATCCGCTTGCGCCGTCGTTGCACAAACGGCCATACACGACAGCATGGCCGATCCGCGTCCACGGAGTGATCGACGACCTCGCGCGCCATCGCGTGTCTTCCACGATGCCGCGTTCGGCGACGCTTCCTGCGCCGCTCGGACGAACAGGGCGTGGCAGGTCGACGACCCGCCACGCCCTGCGCTCACATCGCCTTCTTGATCTCTTCCGCTTTCGCCAGATGCTGCTCGACGTGGGTCTTGGTCTCGGCAAGATGCTGCTTGACCGGCTCGGTCGATGCCGCCGCCATCATCTGCGTGTCGATCAGCGACAGCGCGTCCTTGTGCCCGGCGATCATCGCGTCGATGTAGGCCGCGGCGTAGTCCTTGCCGGATTTCTGCCCGAGCGTGGCCAGTTCCTGTTCGCCCTTGCCCTGCAGTTGCTTGACGTCCGGCGTTTCGGCCAGCGTGCCCAGCGCCTTGGTCTTTTCCAGGTTCTCGGCGTGCTCCTTCTCCATCATCTTCGCGTATTCCAGCACCGCGCCCGTCACCTGCTTCTCCTGCGCCTGCTTCGCCGCGGCGATTTCGTTCTTGTCGACCGCTCCCAGCAAGCCCAGGGCGATGTCGTCGCCCGAACTCGCGCGCGCCGCGCCCTCCGGGGCCGGGCTGGCCTCGCCGACCGGCAGCGTGGTAGGGGTCGCGGTACCGCCGACCGGCGTCGGCTCGGCGCTTGCGGCGGGCGTTTCTGCCGATGGCGCCGGTACGTCGGTGTCCTTGTTCGGCTTGCAGCCCGCGACGGCCAGCGCAGCGGCGATGGACAGGACCAACAGTGAATGTCTCATGTGCGATTCCCTCTCGAATGTGGGGATCAGCATCCGCCTGCGCGGGTGAAGACGGCCCATGCAGTGCGCATGAATTCTTCAGCCATCGTGCATTCGCGAGACGACCGGCGCATTGTGCACATGCCGTGAGGCAAGCGCCTTGGCTGTTCGTTCGAGAATGGAATCGAGTCCTGTCCCACTAAGGTGCGCGCCATTGCAAGCGTTCCGATGGGAATCGCACAGCGCCCGGCTTGCGGAATCGGCACCGCATTTGCCGGCGGCTTTCACTCAATACTTGAGCGCATGCGCGGCAGGGGCGAGCGCGGCGAAGCGGGCAGTGCTGAAATCGTGCAGCAGGCGCACGACCTGCTCGCCTTCCTGCGCGTAACGCCGGATGTCGCTCTTGGCGAGGCGGTACAGACCGCCATCGCGGGCGAACACCAGGTCGCCGCCGTCCCAGTCGGCCCAGTCGGTGCCGGGCAGGTCCAGCACCACGGCGCCTTCGCGGTCCAGGACACGATGGTCCAGGCCGTACCACGCTGCGTTCTCGCGGCCGACGGCATGCAACAGCGACTGCAGCCGGCGTCCGCTGGCGCCCGCCTTCTCCCATACGCGCGGCCGGGTGAAACGATAGAGCGTGGTGGAGCTCAGGCCGCCGGTTTCGCCCGCGCCCGCATCGATCACCTGCCAGCCGTCGCGCTGCCGCAGCACGCTGTCGATCGGCTCGTCCTCGCCGCCGCCCGAATGGCGGCCGAACGGCCGCAGCTGCACGTCATGCGGCACCTGGAAGCCGGTCGGCAACGGAAACGGATCGCGGCCTTCCTGCGGGCGATGGTTCAACAGCAGCGTCCGCTCGTCCTCGAACATGCCGCCACCGCCCCAGGTATCGCCTTTCGGCCACAACGCCAGCGCGGTCAAGAACGGCGGGCGCGAGATGGCCGTCCACGTACCGAAATCCCCGTGCTGTTTCGAAGCGAAATAGACCAGCAGCCGGCCCGACGGCGACAGATCGCAACGCCGTTCGTAGATGCGGCCCTTGAACCATTGCCCGTGTTCGAATGTGTCGTCGCGCAGGTCCCAGCGAATGAGCTGCACCTGCTTGCTGGGCCCGCGACGGAAGATCACGCCGTTGCGGCCTTCGCGTGCCAGCAGCGCGTAGAGCCGGGTGGCGGGGGAACGCTGCCCATCGTTGTGCCGAGTCACTTCCACGCGATCGCCTCCATGACACCGCAGGCTGCCCGAACCCGCTGCGTACGTCCAGCCCAGGAGCGACGTTCGGTTCTGCGCATCGACCAATCGTAGCTGCATGTGCAGGCAACAAGCAGATCGTCCAACAGCAGGCTCTGTTTCGGGATCGCAAGCGTCTGCACGCGCATGACAAGTGCAAAAAAGGCAAGGTAAGCTGCGGCCAATCAGCCACTCCCCATGGCAGGTCCATGCGCCGCGTCCAGACCGATGCCCTCTCCATCGAGCTGCCCGATCGCTTCACCGTCGTGCGGCAGGTGGGCCAGTTCATCAAGGCGGCGTATCCCATCGCCGACGACGAGGTCGCGCTCGGCATCGTGATCGCGCGGCGCAAGACCCCGCACGACGCGGCCGCCGCCGATCCGTGGGGGGAGTTCCGTGGCGAATGCCGGACACGGCGCGGCGAGGTGACGGTGCTGGCGGAACAGGCGCTGGAGATCGACGGCCGCGCCGGCTTGCAGATGACCGTGCAGGGCAATGGCTACACCTACCTGTTCGCCATGGTGCAACTGGGCGACGCGTTGTCTCTGGACATCGCCGGCGACTGCCCGGCCGGGACCGAGGCCGAGCACGTTCCGGTGCTGGAGGCCGCGCTGCGCAGCCTGCGCGTGACCGGCAATCCCGCCGCCGCGCTGGCCGCACACGAGGCCTGGATGCAGGACATGTTCGGCGGCGATGAGGACGAGGACGAGGACGCCGATGCGCATCCCGCGCCGGCGACCGCAGCGGCGGAACCGTTCCGCATTCCCGAGGACGGCGTGGAGGTGTTCCGGATCGACGACCTGGCCTTCGACGTCCCGCGCCAGACCAAGGCGGGCATCGACACGGCGAGCAGCACCGGCGGCGAGCTGACCATCGACCTGCAGGCCCGCGCGCGCAAGGCGGATGCCGCCGTGCGGCCGCACCTGGTGGACGACGCCAAGGTCTATTTCCGCTTCTCGGTGAAGGGCGTCCACCGCGCCGGGATTCCGACCGGCCGGATCCGTTTCGAGGACGATCGCGAACCCTCCCACAATGCCTATCTCTGGTCCGGCGGGCTGCGCTACGGCCTCAAGCTCTGGGGCGAGCTGGTCCTGGAACAGGGCTGGGTCGGCTTCAGCGGCTACCTGCAGGCCGATGGTGCGGGCCATCGCTATCCCGTGCGCATCGCATGCAAGCTGGCGACGCAGTCCCTGGACTGGTCCAATTATCGCTTCACCTCGATGGACGAAGTATCGAGCGCACCTACCGGCGTGCCGCGCCACCTGCACCTGTCCAACCTGGCCGGACCCACGCTGCCGGACGCGCTGTTCGCCTATCGAGCGCTGCGTTCGCTCAGCCTCTACTACGACGACGAAGCGGCCGCCGCCAACGGCTTGCGGGAACTATCGGACGCGGTGGCCGGCCTGGCCAATCTGGAGGAACTGACCATCGTGCGCGCCAGCGCGCTCGCGCAGCTGCCCGCCGCACTCGGGGCGCTGCGCGGATTGCGGCGCCTGCACGTCACCGGCACCGGCATCCGCGCGCTGCCGCCGCAGTTGCTGTCGCTGCCGCTGGAGTATTGCGTGCTGGACAACAACGCGCTCGCGCAACTACCCGAAGCGCCGTTCCCGGCCACGCTCAAGACCCTCTCGCTCGCGCGCAACCAATTGCAGACCGTGCCCGCCAGCGTGGCGGCGTTGCCGGCGCTGCAGCGGCTGGATCTCACCCACAACCCCTTGACCGCGCTACCGGCCGGCCTGGAACGCATCGAGCGATTGGAACTGGAGCTAGCGAAGAAGCACGCGCTGCTGGACTACCGCTACAAGGGCGCCGATGGACGGGGCAGCATCGCCTTCGACGACGATGCGTTCTTCGCACGCAACGATTCGATCCTGGCGAACCGGTTGCAGGAAGCGCTGGCCAGCGACACACAGTGGGCGCCGTACCGCTCCGGGATGCAGGCGCTGGCCTGGCACGCGGTGGCACTGGCCACGGACGCGCCGGACGACTACCGGGAGCGCGGCAACACCCGCTTCGGCGGACTGCCAGACCTGCCGCCGGACATGCCCTACCCACTTCATGCCGCCGCCGACGGCAGCACGCAGCCCATGCAGTTCATCGCGCAACTGGACTGCGCGCAGTTGGCTCCCTTGCAACGCTACCTGCCGCGCAGCGGCGTGCTGTATTTCTTCATCTCCGACCAGGAAGACCTCGTGCCACGCGTCGTCCACCACGACGGCCCGCGCGATGCCCTGCAGACGGCGGCGGAGCTGGCGCTCGATGCCGCCCAGATCGACGGCATGGAAGACAGCACCCAGCCCTACCGCGCAAGCGCCGCCGCCTGCATCAGCGTGCCGCACTTCTATTCGGACGAGGCGTATTACCAAGACGCGGCCGAGGGCCTGGACGGCCTGGAGGATGCCGACGAACTCGTCGCGTCGCTGCGCGATCGCCTGGCGGCGCAATCCAGCGTCCCGCCGGTGCATGGCGTGAACAGCCATGTGTTCAAGCAGCACGACACCCCGCTGAGCGAAGCCGCCAACCGCCTGCGCGGACGTGCCGAGGACTTCATGGTGCTGCTGCGCGTGGCCTCGGACCCGCAACCCGGCTTCTGCTTCTGGGACGCGGGCGAGCTGTATTTCGTGATCCACAAGAGCGACCTCGCCAAGCGCGATTTCTCCAACGTGTACTGCGGGCTGGAGAGCAGCTAGCCGCGTACCCGCCGCGCGTCGTCATCGGGACGCGGCCGCCGTCCCGACCGCCCATGCCGCCGGCGATCGCCCAGCAGCCGATCTGCATCCGCCCGGAGATGCCGGCAACGACAACAGCACTGCAAGCAAACTCGATAAGATCGCCGGCGGGCTTCACCCGCAATCCAACCGGGGGCGATGTGGCATCGAACAAGCGGAACCGGCTGCGCGACACGGGCCTCTGGATCGGACTGGTCTTCGGGATGGCGTTGTCCAGCGGCGTGCAGGCCAGATCGGTGTCGGTGTCCAGCCCCGATCGCAGGATCGTGGCCGTGCTCAGCGACGACGACGGCGGGTTGCGCTACCGGATCGAGGCCGATGGCCAGGCGCTGCTCGCCCCATCGCCGCTGGGGATCCGCGTGGACGGCCTGGAGCTCGGCATGCAAAGCGCGATCGGCAGCGTGCGCCGCGGCACGACCGACGCCCGCTATCGGTTCAACGGCGTCAAGGCGGTGGCGACCGACCATGCCAACACCGCCACGGTGGCGCTCACCGCGCACGGCCGCACCTTCGAGGCGGACCTGCATGTCGCCGACGACGGCGTGGCGGTCCGTCTGCGCCTGCCCGCCCACGCGGGCAGCACGGTCGAGGCCGACCGCTCCGCATGGACATTGGCCGAGGCCGATCCGCCGGTGTGGGCCACCGCGCTGCTGCCCGACTACGAGAACAGCTACACCTGCACGACCCTGCGCGGCATGGTGGCCGGACGCTACGGCCTGCCGCTCACCGCGCACAGCAGGGGATTCTGGATCACCCTGAGCGAAGCGGCGGTGGTCGACTACGGCGACCTGGCCATCGAACGCGGCGCGGGCGGCAGCCTGTCCGGCGTGCTGTATGCCGATCCGCAGGGCTGGCGCACGGATGCGGCAGTCGTGCAGCCGTGGCGGGTGACCATCGTCGCGCGCACGCTGACCGAGCTGGTCAACTCGACCCTGGTGCAGGACCTCAACCCGCCGCCATCGCCGGCACTGGCCAAGGCCGACTGGATCCGGCCCGGGCGTTCGGCATGGCAATGGCTGGCGGTCGGCGAGCCGCGCGAGGACGACCAGCGGCAATGGGTCGACTGGACCCACCAGCTCGGCTTCGAGTACTACCTGGTGGACGACGGCTGGCGCGCGTGGCAGCACCCGTGGGAAACGCTGGCGGCCACCGCGCGCCATGCGCGTACGCAAGGCGTCGGCCTGTGGCTATGGGTGCACAGCCGCGACGTGCAGCATGCACCCGAACGCAAGGCGCTGCTGCGCCAGATCGCCGCCACCGGCATCGTCGGGGTCAAGGTCGATTTCCCGGCGCCGGCCAGCCGCGAGTGGTCCAACTGGTACGTGGACGTGGCGCGCGACGCGGCGGCCGAACGCCTGATGGTCGATTTACACGGCGCGATGAAACCCACCGGCACCGAGCGCACCTGGCCCAACGTGCTGACCCGCGAGGGCGTGCGCGGGCACGAGTGGCACATCACCCGCTACAGGCGCGTGCTGGCCGCCGAGCACGACACCATCCTGCCCTTCACCCGCTACGTCGTCGGGCCTGGCGACTACACGCCCACCGTGTTCGAGCCGAAGGAACTGATGGGCAACAGTTGGGCGCACGAACTGGCGCAGATGGTCCTGTTCACCTCGCCGTTCCTGGCGATGGGCGGGCATCCGCAGACCTATCTCGCCAATCCCGCATTGGACGTGATCAAAGCGGTGCCCGCCACATGGGACGAAACCCTCGTGCTGCCCGGCAGCGAGCCGGGCAAGGTGGCGGCCATGGCCAGGCGCCATGGCCGCGACTGGTTCATCGCGGTCATCAACGGTGGCACCGCTACCCGCATGACACTGAAGCTGGATTTCATGAAGAAGGGAAAGTGGAAGCTCACCGAATTGCGCGACGCGCCTGCGCGGCCGGATGCGTGGGAACGCACGGAACGGCAGGTGCACCGCGACGGAGCGATCGCGCTGGAGCTGGCGCCGCGTGGCGGCTTCGTCGGCTACCTGAAAGCGGAGTAGGCGCCTGCGTTCCAGCGACGCCGGCAACCACCTACAACGAGAAGCGGAAGTCGTAGGAGATCCGTGTGCCGCCGCTCAGATTGTCCAGCGTGCCGTGCACCATCTCCGTCCCGTAGAACATGAAGCCTTCGCCATAGGCGAGCTCGACCGGCTTGAAGTCGCTCAGGCCCGGCGCCGATTCCACGTACATCGAATTGCTGCCGTGGGTGCGGGTCACCGGCAGCCAGATGTTGACCAGATTCGGCCGCTGCCCGTATTCCTCGTCGCGGTGGAAGCGCAGGATCGCGCGCGAGCCGTGGAAGTTGACCCGCATCATCGCCTCCGGCTGCAGGCTGCGGATCGGGCCGACGAAACCGGCGACGTGCTCGAACACCAGCGACTGGATCAGCGCCATCGAGCGCTGGATCACCGCCTCGCGCAAGGCCTTGCTGACATCCCAGCTGTTGCGGGTGACGAAGTGGTGCGGCAACGGCAGGCCCGCCTCCTGTGGATTCCAGCGCGGATCCAGGTGCAGGGTCTCCAGCGCGTCGGTGCCGAAGAACTCGGCCACGATCGCGCGCAGGTCCCAGCGCGCGGTGTCGTAGGCGAAGATCGACGACAGCGGCAGGGCGTGCCCCGCCACCTCCACCGTCGCCTCGCTGCGGGAACGGATCGGGGACGCACCGGATTCGATGATCTGGGCTGCCATGCCGCGCTCGCACCAATTGGCTGGCGGCCTAGCCCGCCAGCGCCAGGGCCTTGGTGAGCAGGCTTTCCGCCGCCACCGAATCGTCCTTGGGGCGCGAGGCCTTGGCGGTGCCGAGCGAGGGATTGTCGTCTTCCTCCGCCAGCACTTCGACCACCGCGACCGCCACCTCGGTCATGACCTCGGTGGTCACTTCGGTGGTGACCTCCGTCGTGACTTCGGTGGTGACTTCCGTCGTCACCTCGGTGGTCACCTCGGTCGTCGTGTTGCTGATCAGCGCGGCGACCACGGTGATGTTCGGCGGATTGGAACTGGACTTGGTGGTGCCCGAAAGATTGACGTAGGTCGGCTGCGCACCGCTGCTCCACAGCTCGCCGTACAGCGTCAGCGTCGGCGCCTGCGAATTGGAGAACTGGATGATCGCGTTCTGCGCATTGCCGTTCTGGCTGGACCAGGCGAGCTGGTCGATCTCGCCCTTCGGGCCTTTCTCGCCGGTGTAGACCGGCTGCTTGATGGTCGCGCCGGCGTAGGTGACCTGCGGGGCACTGATCACCAGCTTGTCGCTGAGCGGCGTGCTCTTGCCGTCGCTGGTCAGGCTGAACAGGTTGTAGGTCCCGTTCCAGGTGGACAGCTGCTGGGTCGCGGTGCCGGCATTGCCGAACAGGTTGTTGGCCGCCGGCAGCGGGTCGCTGCCCTGCGCGAACAGGCCGACGAAGCCGTTGACGCCGGCATTCTGGTAGAACGTGAGTTGCGCCGAGGTCGCGTTGTTGCCCGACGCGGACCAGCTCACCCCGGTCGCGGTGAACGCCGGGGAATTGATCGCGGCACCGTTGACCGTGATCGACTGGTTGCTGGCGTCGATCACCACCGGGCCGGGGATATAGGTTTTCCCGTCCGGTTGCAGCCAGCTGGTCATGTAGGTTCCGGACGGATCGAAGGTCGC carries:
- a CDS encoding DUF4142 domain-containing protein — translated: MLIPTFERESHMRHSLLVLSIAAALAVAGCKPNKDTDVPAPSAETPAASAEPTPVGGTATPTTLPVGEASPAPEGAARASSGDDIALGLLGAVDKNEIAAAKQAQEKQVTGAVLEYAKMMEKEHAENLEKTKALGTLAETPDVKQLQGKGEQELATLGQKSGKDYAAAYIDAMIAGHKDALSLIDTQMMAAASTEPVKQHLAETKTHVEQHLAKAEEIKKAM
- a CDS encoding DUF1963 domain-containing protein gives rise to the protein MRRVQTDALSIELPDRFTVVRQVGQFIKAAYPIADDEVALGIVIARRKTPHDAAAADPWGEFRGECRTRRGEVTVLAEQALEIDGRAGLQMTVQGNGYTYLFAMVQLGDALSLDIAGDCPAGTEAEHVPVLEAALRSLRVTGNPAAALAAHEAWMQDMFGGDEDEDEDADAHPAPATAAAEPFRIPEDGVEVFRIDDLAFDVPRQTKAGIDTASSTGGELTIDLQARARKADAAVRPHLVDDAKVYFRFSVKGVHRAGIPTGRIRFEDDREPSHNAYLWSGGLRYGLKLWGELVLEQGWVGFSGYLQADGAGHRYPVRIACKLATQSLDWSNYRFTSMDEVSSAPTGVPRHLHLSNLAGPTLPDALFAYRALRSLSLYYDDEAAAANGLRELSDAVAGLANLEELTIVRASALAQLPAALGALRGLRRLHVTGTGIRALPPQLLSLPLEYCVLDNNALAQLPEAPFPATLKTLSLARNQLQTVPASVAALPALQRLDLTHNPLTALPAGLERIERLELELAKKHALLDYRYKGADGRGSIAFDDDAFFARNDSILANRLQEALASDTQWAPYRSGMQALAWHAVALATDAPDDYRERGNTRFGGLPDLPPDMPYPLHAAADGSTQPMQFIAQLDCAQLAPLQRYLPRSGVLYFFISDQEDLVPRVVHHDGPRDALQTAAELALDAAQIDGMEDSTQPYRASAAACISVPHFYSDEAYYQDAAEGLDGLEDADELVASLRDRLAAQSSVPPVHGVNSHVFKQHDTPLSEAANRLRGRAEDFMVLLRVASDPQPGFCFWDAGELYFVIHKSDLAKRDFSNVYCGLESS
- a CDS encoding glycoside hydrolase family 97 protein, whose translation is MALSSGVQARSVSVSSPDRRIVAVLSDDDGGLRYRIEADGQALLAPSPLGIRVDGLELGMQSAIGSVRRGTTDARYRFNGVKAVATDHANTATVALTAHGRTFEADLHVADDGVAVRLRLPAHAGSTVEADRSAWTLAEADPPVWATALLPDYENSYTCTTLRGMVAGRYGLPLTAHSRGFWITLSEAAVVDYGDLAIERGAGGSLSGVLYADPQGWRTDAAVVQPWRVTIVARTLTELVNSTLVQDLNPPPSPALAKADWIRPGRSAWQWLAVGEPREDDQRQWVDWTHQLGFEYYLVDDGWRAWQHPWETLAATARHARTQGVGLWLWVHSRDVQHAPERKALLRQIAATGIVGVKVDFPAPASREWSNWYVDVARDAAAERLMVDLHGAMKPTGTERTWPNVLTREGVRGHEWHITRYRRVLAAEHDTILPFTRYVVGPGDYTPTVFEPKELMGNSWAHELAQMVLFTSPFLAMGGHPQTYLANPALDVIKAVPATWDETLVLPGSEPGKVAAMARRHGRDWFIAVINGGTATRMTLKLDFMKKGKWKLTELRDAPARPDAWERTERQVHRDGAIALELAPRGGFVGYLKAE